From Gemmatimonadaceae bacterium, the proteins below share one genomic window:
- a CDS encoding acyl carrier protein has protein sequence MSQSESEILTKVRAFIEREFLYMRPDFKLNDGDDLMKAGVVDSMGVLEVMNFLDEEFGVTLNDDEITEANLGSLQAIARFVAAR, from the coding sequence ATGTCGCAGTCTGAGTCCGAGATCCTCACGAAGGTGCGCGCGTTCATTGAGCGCGAGTTCCTCTATATGCGCCCAGACTTCAAGCTCAATGACGGCGACGACCTGATGAAGGCCGGCGTCGTGGACTCGATGGGCGTCCTCGAGGTGATGAACTTCCTCGACGAGGAGTTCGGTGTGACGCTGAACGACGACGAGATCACCGAGGCCAACCTCGGCAGTCTTCAGGCGATCGCGCGCTTCGTGGCGGCGCGCTAG